A stretch of DNA from Cannabis sativa cultivar Pink pepper isolate KNU-18-1 chromosome X, ASM2916894v1, whole genome shotgun sequence:
GTTATAAATTACTTTTAATCAAGGGTAAAAATCTTtacaaatatcttaaaaaataatttattatggtgCTTGAGTTATTCCTCTAATTCAACTGaattagtaataaaataaaataaatcaaaagtCCATTTCAAGTTATGGAATTACTATATatgagaaaaaggttagaaCAAAATTACTAAATAGAATATAAGATTTTTTACCTtggttatttttattattgtaaagaaacttttttttaaaaaaaaaacaaagaatataagaactttttcttttttataactatttatatttttatttttaaatttttttaatcattaacATGAAAAAAGGttaaatatatttatcaaaTATTATCCACcgcattatttattttatgaaaaaatttaatagaGTAAGATAGAATGACCACAATAATGTAAAAGTTGTTTTTGAGAGTTATTGATGTATTATTAACATGAGAAATTTCTCTAGTAGATCCCCTAAAGGATCGTTCtggtagatttttttttttttttttatctattttggcatttaaaagagatttttagtttaattattttctacGATCTCatacgttgtagttatttaagaccaCTTGtagatttttagaaaatttgaaTAGTTTATCGTGTCGAAaataagttttaaataattacttacCACACGTATAAGAAAAATAGTCGCGCtagtaataaaatatgtaaattttattttcggcaGTCTAAATTATtcgaaattttctaaaaatttacaagtaaTTTTAAATGGTTACAACGTATACGatcatgaattttttttttttttaatttttacacttcataatagttttttttttgtattttttacaaaaattcacatataaaCTAACATAGCAACCAACTGAGCAACCTAAATCGTAATCAAAATTCacatagcaacccacatagaaactaTCAGAGCAACTCGaactgtaaattttttttttttctaaaaaaaaaaagagttaaaacATGGTATATGAggtaattcttaaaaaaaaatgactaaaaaaCTCTAGAAGTCGAAACAGATAAGTAGTCACCCTTTTAGTGGTGTGTTGTAGACCTACCCATTAACAAATTATATATCTTAGAAGGTATAACTTAATAGTGTAAAAAGTATAGCAAGAAAAAGATAACTGCTATTTTGGACCccgtgttttacaaaagttactaattggatcctctattttattaaatgacaaaatggaccatgtattttcaaaataatacaaatatgatcctgaactgattttttgtcaaaataaaatttaataataatatgatctaAAGGTGttattggaaaattatttaCATTTTCTATATCTGTTCATGTaaggaattgtcttcaagttggttatatttaaaaaaattgtcaaaaattaagcttaagGTCCTATGTTTACTATTTTGGAATATATAGagtccattttgttatttaacaaaacggAGGGTCCAAtcgataacttttgcaaaatacagggtctaaaatagtatttacccgcaataaaattataaatattttttcgttaaataaaattatgccaCGTGTCGTACGGTGACAGTTCACAAGTAACAGGCGGGTAACAATAACATAAAACTAAGCTTCGTCATCATGGGACAACAGTGGCGCCATAGACAGAGGAGAGCCAACATTAACACACGTCCATGAAAGCTACTCTCAAAGAAGGACCTCCAAACCCTAGTAAGCTCGTTTTTTTTCCTCATACATGAAAGTTATgatctttttatttaattttttcgaatTCCATTTCCCAAATTTCCTTCCCTATATTGATTGTGTTTTTCTATTTTTGCAGTGATTCGACAGAGTCTTAGGGTTAGGGTTAGTATTGTTAACAGACATGGTGAGAATCTGGTGGGAATATTGCATGATACAGGTTCTGAAGAGCTCGTTATAATCTGCCATGGCTTACAATCCTCTAAGGTACTTTTAATCATCTTCTTACAATTTTCTGATGTAAAAGATAGTATTTTTGGTAATGGGTATACATCTCCATAACAATTGTTAATTAATAGTTTTGTAATCTGAAAAATTGTAGGGAAACAATAATCAATATGGGTTGAGAATGTGTAGAATTTGAACTTGTTTAGACTCTATTTGTTGTTAGATTTTGTTGGTATTTTATTGATTGTTTGGTTATATGATGCAATAATTGGTGTACTCTTCGAGACAGTACCAATCTccaataagaaaatttctaaacGGATGCCAAAGATAGAACCCATCATTGATTTACGATACTGATAAGGTGAATATTCTATTTATTCAATGCTAAGCCTAATGAGTATAAGGACCTCACCAAAATTATAATGTCTTTTGGTTCTATCTAACAAACTTTACGGTGTATAAAGTTTCATATTTGATTCAAGCATAGCGATATAAACTCCATTTAACTGAAGTTGATCTGGGCCAAAAGCAAACTTAGGTTAGGATAATCCTACTTTGAAACATTTTGGTCTCACTCAAAtgactttatatatatactaagatAAGAAAATACTAACAAGTTAGTAATAAGCTCATGTGCTATTTCTCATAGTGAAGCATTATAATCTACATTTCCTTGTATTTTCAACTCTAGGAACGTATTCCTATGGTGAATCTTGCTGCTGCATTCGAGAAAGAAGGAATCAGTGCTTTTCGCTTTGATTTCGCTGGGAATGGGTAAGCTCTAGTTTGCAGATTGGCAAGAttagtaaattttttaatagtatGCTTTCGAGGTGAATTTCGATACTTGTTTACAAAGTTCCAAACTTTGTCTTTGTGTTCTGATACTAGGAATGAAATTGTATGTCATGAGTTGTCTATTGTTCAATTTGATTCAAAAACATGTAATCTTTGCTGAAGTTGTATCTACATAGTTCCATTCCATACATATCTATAGAAACAAATAGCAAATTGTTTGATGTTGGTTCAGAAGTTTGGAATTGTTTTTGCTTACTTTTCAGTGAAAGTGAAGGTTCATTTCGATATGGTAACTATCGAAGAGAGGCTGATGATCTTCGTGATGTAGTTCAGTACTTCAATGAGAAGAATCGTACTGTAATTTCGATTATTGGACACAGCAAAGGTTTGTCTGTATTTTTATCACAAATTATCTAATGAAATTTCTCAAATGTTGTTCTAAATTGTAACTTGCAAAGGTTGTTGCAGGAGGAAATGCTGTGCTTTTGTATGCTGCAAAACATAATGACATTCATACAGTTGTGAATATTTCTGGCCGATTTGACCTCAAAAGGGGTATCGAAGGTCGCTTAGGTAAAGATTTTCTTCAAAGAATCAAGCAAGATGGATTCATTGATGTCaagaataaaagaggtaagtaAGTAAGCTGTTAAATTTTTAAACCAATTGGTAATAAATTCTAATAATCGGTTACAGAATCGTCATTCATGATGGTTAACTTTCATTCTTGTTTTCGATAGGAAAGTTTGAGTACAGAGTGACTGAAGAAAGTTTGATAGACCGCCTAACTACAGATACTCGAGAGGCCTGCAAATCGATCGATCACAACTGCAGGTGAGTATTCACAAATGGGATATGTTCTTAACTTGTTTGTTTCTCTGTTTCATCTTAATGATGTTTACTTGCAGGGTATTGACAATTCATGGATCAATGGATAAAATAGTACCGATAGAAGATAGTTTCGAGTTTAACAAGTTCATTTCTAATCATAAACTTCACATTATAGAAGGAGCTGATCATGAGTACACTTATCATCAAGATGAGTTGGCTTCTGTTGTGTTGGACTTCATCAAGGCAGGTTTTCGCCAAGCTGGAGATCTACCTGTTCGGTCGCGATTATAGGATGATCTTCTTATATTTTAAGGAAATATGGACAACGAAAATAAAACATGTTCCCCCAAAATAATATTAGTCATAGTGTTGAGATGTAAGTAACTAGATTTATTTTGACATCAACAAGAAAGAAATTGTTACATTCTTGAATTTTGAGTGTGTAATAATCTATTGAATATACATTGTCTTGAATAATTACTACTTTTGTCATTTAAGATAATTATTACTACAACATAGAAAATTTCTTAACTACATTTAGAGGCTCTTTAGGATCCAAGTACATTGCCAAACTTAGCCTTCCAATTTCATAAAACATAAAACAAGGAGCTTAGACCTCACGgtcattataaataatattctttaatAATGTTGATAAATCAATCAATACCAAACAAGTTCTGCacaaatatacatttttttaactaGAAGAAAACTTCATTTATGGGTCAACTCGATCTACCTTAAAGGAGCAGATTTTTGGAATTACAACAGGCAGCAAGATACTAGTTGGTATTAGAGGAAAATTTGTCAGCTGAGACAAGTTTTTGATAAGGCTAGCATTGTTGCTGCTGGAAGAGGCGACAAATTCAGAGCAGCAAATCTATATAATAGAAGGTTACAACAGCAAGTTGTTTGCTATCAAAAGAATGTTTGGTGCAGACTTAGTGTTCCTAAACACAGATTTATACTCTGGCAAGCTTTGAATTCTCATCTGTTGACGAGGGATAAGTTGATCAAACTTTGTATCTCGGTGGAGACGTTGAATTGCTCAGTCTGTGATTTAGAGGAAGAAACTCATGCTCACCTTTTCTTTGACTATGTATTGTCTGCTCGAGTGATTCAGAGATTGACTAGCTGGTTTGGAGCTGTTACTTGGCCTCAGGAATTTGCAAATTGGCAAATTTGGATCTGCAATGATAGGAAACATCTACCAGCAGTTGTTACTAACTGTATGTTGGTTGCAACTGTGTATgaaatttagaaaaatagaaacatGTGTGTTTTTGAAGAGTGCTCTAGGTCGGTCAATTATATTGTTGCTGAGATAAAAAAAGGTGTTGTCTTATAGGTTGGCTAATGTTGTTAGGGGAAAGAGGAACACTAATGATCATAACTATTTACTTAAAATGTTTAGCTTATTAAAAAGTTGAGTGCATGAGCAGGTTGTTGCTCTGCTGTTGTTGGTTTTGGCTGCTGTATTGTTGGTTGTGACCGATGAAAATCTCCTTTTCTTgatcaaaaaaagaaaacttcatttaattaaatagaatctGAATACAATAAAGATTTGCATAAGAAATGTatattaaaacaataaatttcACGATCAGCATTAAATCGAGATTGCCTAACTACAAAATTAACAACTCGATTTACAGAacgttttacaaaacacaatgAAACACGACTCATAGAAGAAAGGAGCCTTTTACAACCTTGAATAAGAAAACCAAACATAGAATTCATTGATAAAAAAAACCTCTAATCGCTTGAACAGTTAATTATTTCAACTACTACTTGCTGTCAGGATATGTTTTTGATCCAACTCGTAAACTTACATTTAATCATATTCTGAACAACAAAATTACATTGTTAGAcacaagaaaaattaaaatccgaaaatgaattaaaaaatCGATTTCATTGAAATGAATAGTTGTCAATACTCCAATTAGAACATGTCCCTTTTAGAGAGTTGATAACCATCTCCGAACTTAGCTCGATTAGTAGGTAATCATACTTATCTAATATTTGTTTAATACGAATCGCGATTAGAAGAAAGTAAGGAAATGCATTCCTGTTGTTTGAAATGTGGATTTCCGTTTTCCTGGGTCTTTCTTAACATTCAAGAACTTCTTCAACAAAGCTATGATCATCCCATgaatggatttaaaattttcaatgttCTTAGTATGCAAACATCATCACACAACTATACAACAGCTTATAATGTTTGTgtgcttttcattttttttctttctaagaCAGAACTGAACTAAAACTAAACTAAATGTCCAATTAGTACAACTGACTGACCATTTCCAAAAAAACCAGACTAGGCAGCAACAGTCTTTGGCTTAGCTCCGATTCCTTTCCACGAAACACTGGGCATTATCTGCTTCATGTCAACCCGATCTTTGTACTCGACAGCAAAGTTCAGCAAAGAATCAAGAAGAGAGTCTGAAAGTAAATGTGGTTGAAGTCCCAATTCAATCAGTTTAGTATGTTTGGCGTTGTAATAATGTTCCTCGGCCTCTACTCTTGGGTTTGGAACAGAAGTTGTTTGGACTTCGATCCCAAGATTCTTCCCTGCTTTAGTAACGAGAGCTGCAAGCTCGTTAACAGAGAATTGCTCGGTGAATTGGTTGAAAACCCGAAACTCACCACGGTTAGCTGGGTTTGCAATGGCAAGTTCAACACATTGAACTGTATCTCTTATGTCAAGGTATCCCCGAGTCTGAATACAAAACAAGGAAAATAAAAATGACATCTTTAACACCAACAATTGATATCGAGAAAACTAGAATGGAAAGAAGGTGTTTTTACCTGGCCTCCCTTGCCATACACAGTAAGTGGATGACCAACAGCAGCCTGAACACAAAACCGATTCAATGCTGTCCCGAACACACCATCATAATCAAGCCTGTTGCATAGCTCTTCATGCATATCGGTTTCTGGAGTTTTAACTCCATAAACCACACCTTGGTTTAAGTCAGTGGCTCTGATCCCCCAAGCCTTGCAAGTGAAAGCTATATTGTTTGAATCATGAACTTTACTCAAATGGTAGAATGAGCTACCTTGCTTCGGGTATGGAAGAGTATCTGTTCTTCCATTATGAGTAATTGTAATGTAACCTTCTTCAATGTCAATATTTGGTGTACCATATTCTCCCATTGTCCCAAGCTTAACCAAATGGCAATGATCTCTATATTCTTTTATAGCAAAAAGCACATTCAATGTTCCAATCACATTGTTATTCTGTGTAAAAACAGCTCTTGATCGATCAATCATCGAATAAGGGGCAGACCTTTGCTCCCCGAAATGAACAACAGCATCAGGCTCAAATGACTTAAAAGTTTCTGATAAGAACTCAAAGTCACAAATATCACCAATGTAGAGTTCAATACTCTTTCCTGTAAGTGCTTTCCAACGACGTACACGGCTGTGGATTGAGGATATTGGAGTGAGCGAGTCAATACCGAGCTGCTGATCAAAGAGGCGACGAACAAGGCTGTCAACTATGGCAACCTCGTAACCTTTCTTGGATAGATGAAGTGCTGTGGCCCAACCACAGTACCCATCACCACCAATTACCATAACCTTCTCTGCTTTCGAGCCTTCACCCGAGCTAGCACGAAAACCAGAAGATGGAATTGTGGTTTCCTGCAGGGTAGAGTTTGTTCTAAACCTTTCAACTGGCAAACGAAAGCTTCTAAAGGGCGATTTCGATGTTTGGAAAGAAAATGATGCTGAAAAGGCCAATGAGTCTTGGTTTAATCTGGAATTTGGTTTACATCCAGGAGCAATTTTAAGAGTACAAGAAGTGGAAAGTAAGTGTGCCATTATCAAATATCCTCAGCTCCTCAAAACAAAACACACAAACACCtgcaaataataaataattgacTTTCAAAAATGTCAAAGAACTTCAATTTCACCAAAGTATTGACAATATAGTGTATCATAGTTCTCTACACACAATCAACTTTTCTTTTTAAGGTGGTCAATACATGCTTC
This window harbors:
- the LOC115706987 gene encoding putative uncharacterized protein YDL057W isoform X1 → MKATLKEGPPNPMIRQSLRVRVSIVNRHGENLVGILHDTGSEELVIICHGLQSSKERIPMVNLAAAFEKEGISAFRFDFAGNGESEGSFRYGNYRREADDLRDVVQYFNEKNRTVISIIGHSKGGNAVLLYAAKHNDIHTVVNISGRFDLKRGIEGRLGKDFLQRIKQDGFIDVKNKRGKFEYRVTEESLIDRLTTDTREACKSIDHNCRVLTIHGSMDKIVPIEDSFEFNKFISNHKLHIIEGADHEYTYHQDELASVVLDFIKAGFRQAGDLPVRSRL
- the LOC115706987 gene encoding putative uncharacterized protein YDL057W isoform X2, with translation MIRQSLRVRVSIVNRHGENLVGILHDTGSEELVIICHGLQSSKERIPMVNLAAAFEKEGISAFRFDFAGNGESEGSFRYGNYRREADDLRDVVQYFNEKNRTVISIIGHSKGGNAVLLYAAKHNDIHTVVNISGRFDLKRGIEGRLGKDFLQRIKQDGFIDVKNKRGKFEYRVTEESLIDRLTTDTREACKSIDHNCRVLTIHGSMDKIVPIEDSFEFNKFISNHKLHIIEGADHEYTYHQDELASVVLDFIKAGFRQAGDLPVRSRL
- the LOC115707000 gene encoding UDP-sulfoquinovose synthase, chloroplastic, yielding MAHLLSTSCTLKIAPGCKPNSRLNQDSLAFSASFSFQTSKSPFRSFRLPVERFRTNSTLQETTIPSSGFRASSGEGSKAEKVMVIGGDGYCGWATALHLSKKGYEVAIVDSLVRRLFDQQLGIDSLTPISSIHSRVRRWKALTGKSIELYIGDICDFEFLSETFKSFEPDAVVHFGEQRSAPYSMIDRSRAVFTQNNNVIGTLNVLFAIKEYRDHCHLVKLGTMGEYGTPNIDIEEGYITITHNGRTDTLPYPKQGSSFYHLSKVHDSNNIAFTCKAWGIRATDLNQGVVYGVKTPETDMHEELCNRLDYDGVFGTALNRFCVQAAVGHPLTVYGKGGQTRGYLDIRDTVQCVELAIANPANRGEFRVFNQFTEQFSVNELAALVTKAGKNLGIEVQTTSVPNPRVEAEEHYYNAKHTKLIELGLQPHLLSDSLLDSLLNFAVEYKDRVDMKQIMPSVSWKGIGAKPKTVAA